The window gcaaaaatagaagtagaagaatacacGAAGTATATACATCTaaaaagttcaatatttaaaaaacagtaagcatataatcataatgaggaGGATTTTTGGATGATAAACTAAATTCTTCTTATTCATGATCCTTGCATTGGATTGGACATAGATTAAATTATTTAACCTTGTTGTAtctagtttatttcttttctttgtatgtatCCCCTAAAAAATGCTCCAATTTGTTTCACTCttggatgaacttgtagtaaatccatcatttgcaaattaggtacaccatttccataagtataacatcatgaaaccaaaaaagaaaaaagtacacaattaataaaaaataaaaaaaaagggcctAGGACCGCCTAGAAGCTGCCTAGCTCTCCACCTAGGACCGCTAAGGCGGCTGCCAAGCTCCAGACCGATTTTTCGAAACGATTTGCCCTAAATCGCGGTGGGCCTTcaccgcctagcgcctaggcagccatctaggccgatttttagaacactgcttACAAAACTTGGTACATTGATTGCATTTAAAGCTACACACAAAATTCTTACTCTACCTTTATTCAATCTTATATATCTTCTGCAGATGCACATTTCCAAAAAGGATGCAAGTATTTTCAGCAATTGATTCCGCATTGTTTCGTGTTAGGTCCCTTGGTTTTCAACACAAATGGATCGATTCGGACCCAGAGTAACGAGAAGATGGAGGCCAGGAGAATTGACCAAATGACGACAATGGTTGGCGTCCGGTTCTGTCTCCCCATAAGACCTTTAAGGAAGGGATAGAGATGGACAATCACCCAAAAAGCAAAGAAGAGCTTCCCAAACAGAGGCCCCCATGATTGGTACCCATTGTTTATGGCGTCCGAAACCCCAGCAACGACTCCAACAAGGTTGATGACTAAGATTGTGGTTGGAGGGATGAGGAGGGTTGTCCATTTAAACGCATATAATTCTCCGAAATCCTCATCATCTGATGACTTGGCTGTGACCGTGAAGTTGGTGTCAATGCCTGCTAAAACCTTGAGAAGACCTTGCACAACAGCGAAGAGGTGAGATGAGACTCCACCAATCACCCAGAACTGCTCGTTTCTCCACCATTCTTCGATGCTCACTCCACTCCATCTCAGCTCAAGAATGCCGGTTCCAAAGATTGAGAGAAACAGCGCGATGAAGAAGAGACTTGCAAAGGTACttatctaaaatttgaaaaagaacaaaacaacaCAACTTTGTCACATGGGAAATCTGTGCAGAACAAGCATGAGGTTCAACTTCTATGCTTTTCAGATGATCAATACAatcattttttgttatttattgtctACTATGATTCAATGTGATGCAAAAGATAGCTAGAAATTGTTACCTGTGGCATTATGAATTTGTCAGTGAGCAAGCAGACAGCGGGGAGGATACAATAGGCAAGAAGAGGAAGGGAGGTGAAAGGGTAGACAGTAGTGTTGACATAAGCAAATCGCTCTAGCCACTTGAGCTTCCCTCCCTTGTAGCCATACCAGAGTGGACTGTGGCGACTGAAAAAGATCTCAATGGAACCAAGTGCCCAACGAAGAACCTGGTTGAGCCGATCTGACAAGTTGATGGGAGCTGTACCCTTGAATGCAGGTCTATCTGGCATACAGTAAATTGACCTCCAACCACGGCAATGCATCTTGAAACCCGTTAGGATGTCCTCTGTGATAGATCCGTAAATCCAACCTAGCTGCATATATCCAAAAGTAGCGACATATTCCACAATGAATCAAGAAAATCTGCACTAACTTGACTCATAAGGTACCCCGAATTTAACAGcgcataataaaaaaaattgctgAAAATTTTACCTCTAAACCCCATTCGGTTTTGTCTTCATAACCGCAACTGATCACATGAATGGCTTCTTTAAGCATCGCTGCTGGGCTTGAGGAAGGGGGGACACCGCCTTGTTCCATCATTGTTGAAGTCACGAAAATTGCAGACTGTCCgaatttcttttcaaaattcatttGGGACATCAGTAGCTCTTTGTCATCATGCGTTCCTACTCAATATTATGtaacttttagttttgcttaagccagaaaaaaaaaaataataatcatcgAAAATGACTAATTTTGACAAATCACCTTGTAGGATTGCAGCATTTTCatttgcatcatgcttggagtACTTTGGAAGCTTCTTGCGGCGTCCAAAACACGGGCAACAGTCACAGCTTACCATCTTCGGGCGCTTAGGACCCTTCGGAGGATCGTAGCCATATAAAGCTTGCCTTCTGAACACACATCCTGTGCCCACATACACTGGACCTTGAATTCCATCCAGACCTTTCATGTTAAtctgaaaattaaagaaaattcaatttgttttaGCAACAGTCATATGTTAGAAAACAATTCATCTTGGTGCTTCCTGTGGTGATTACTTACATCAAAGAAGACTGTATTTCTGTTCGCGTAACGATCATTTCTGTCAATGCCGTCAAATCTTTGAGGGAACTGGACATAGCAAACCTTCCTTCCAATTTGAGGGTCCATCAAGAAACACATGGCCTCTCTTGCAGCCTTGCTGTTGTTTACATAATGATCACAATCCAAGTTGAGCATGAAAGGAGCATTTGTAAGTACTCCCGAGACACGAACCTGATCATACACATACGATTAGAACGTTTTACTTGATATTCAAGCAAACAGAAGAAACGAAATGCTTGGATTGAAAGTTTAGTTTAGTTACCAGGGCATTCATGGCACCGGCCTTCTTATGATGTTGAAATCCAGGCCTCTTCTCACGAGACACGTAGACAAGACGAGGAAGCTCATTCCCTTCGGTATCAAGGCCTCCGCTGTGACCAAGAAAGACTTGAATCATGCCAGGGTGATCCTTAGTGTTGTTTCCCGGCCACGGTGTCCCATCTTGCATAATCCACCCTTCTGGTGGAACCTTCGTGGCTTTCGCAACAAGTGCGTTTATCCTAACCTTGAATTCCTCATACTCTCTCTGCATTTTGTCATGCATAAAATAATTACGATTAGTCAGCCCTCGTCCTAATCAAGCAGGTTCTAGTAGTGACATGAACGTGGTTATATATGCACACATACCTTCATAGCTCGACGCTCCTTAACAAATGTTGGCTGGACCTTGTCCTTGAGataatcaatcttctcacagAAGTAGAACTCAGGAGCTCGAGGCTCAATAGAGAATTTCTTGCAGAAGGGTACCCATTTGCGTGCAAATTCAGCGGTTTCTGACAAGGCTTCGAAGGTGAGCATGGAAGATCCATCATCAGAGATGTAGCATGAGATCTTGTCAACAGGGTAGTCCATGGACAAGATTGAAAGAACTGTGTTGGCGGTATTAAGTGGAGGTTCCTTCATGGGATCCACAGtactcacaaacacatctactgGGCAGAGCATGTTCGGTTCACCCTCCCTCTCATATCTGCATCAGTGATACCGTTGTATTAACTTAGTACACATATCTGCATTAGCGCTTTGATGCTAATGTACACATACTTAACAAATGTGCGAATATATACCTGAGTGAAAGGCGATCGAGGTAGGTCTCACGATCAATGGGGTACCACTTTGGAAACTGATCAAGGATCCATGAAATTGCAAACCATATTTCACACGTGACAGACACTAACCAGAGACCAAATGCGTCATTGACCGGATTCAAAAGCCTGTATCGTAGGAAGAAGGCCAAAATGAAAAGCCGAGCCACAATGATCATCCGATAAGGGTTGATCTTGCTCGACGCAATTGGTACTTTCCTTGACAGTGGCTGCCTAGCTTCATCAATCCTGCATTATGCAGTACCAATACACAACATTATATATGTTAGTAAATGGAATTAAGGACTTGATTATTGGGTTGAATTGAGTTAATTAGCTTAATTAAAgaacatatatgtatatgtatacgtACATGGCCATGTCGGCATCATTCAAGTCATTGGGTTGATCATTGCCGCCAAGGTTGCCTTGCTGCATTTTCCAGTCATCCATTCTTTCTTTCCATCcacctccctctctcttctcagCATCCCATCTTTCACTTCCTGTATGCATGCAAAAGCGCACGTATATGAAAACGAAAATTTGGATAGATAGATAAAACGAGCAAGTAAATGAAGTATACCAGCCTCAGAAGCCGGATATGGATGCACTCGTTTATGCAACGAAGATGATAACATCTGCGGATCTCCATGACCGTGCGTTGAGTATGTGAGCTCACCACTTACCTGCACGAAATCAAGAATGCACATATGTAGATGAGTTAAAAATAGTGCTAAAAATCGTGAAGCATGACCTATTTTATTGAGAGAGCTGCTATTGGTACTCCAAAAGAGTCATCATGCATTCAGTATTACCGGGCGGGATCTGACTCCAGCGATTACAGGTGGGAAATGTGACTCCTGATCAGGATCATCAGGGCCTCTTCCATAGCTCATCTTTCCATGGAGCATGGCTTCAGCCAGCTGCTCGTTGTTAGGCTTATAATAGGGCGATCTGCCGGAGTTGTTGCCGTTAATCTGATCGTGATCATCTTCCGGATGATCGTGATTAATGTTGAATTCGTGTTCAATGTCATCAATGTCCTCTTCGTCATCGTCTCCTTCGACTCGGGGGCTGCCTTTGAGACGCTTGTATCTGGTTTTGCA of the Pyrus communis chromosome 1, drPyrComm1.1, whole genome shotgun sequence genome contains:
- the LOC137744176 gene encoding cellulose synthase A catalytic subunit 7 [UDP-forming]-like, with translation MEASAGLIAGSHNRNELVVIRGHEEHKPLRNLDGQVCEICGDDVGLTVDGDMFVACNECGFPVCRPCYEYERREGSQNCPQCKTRYKRLKGSPRVEGDDDEEDIDDIEHEFNINHDHPEDDHDQINGNNSGRSPYYKPNNEQLAEAMLHGKMSYGRGPDDPDQESHFPPVIAGVRSRPVSGELTYSTHGHGDPQMLSSSLHKRVHPYPASEAGSERWDAEKREGGGWKERMDDWKMQQGNLGGNDQPNDLNDADMAMIDEARQPLSRKVPIASSKINPYRMIIVARLFILAFFLRYRLLNPVNDAFGLWLVSVTCEIWFAISWILDQFPKWYPIDRETYLDRLSLRYEREGEPNMLCPVDVFVSTVDPMKEPPLNTANTVLSILSMDYPVDKISCYISDDGSSMLTFEALSETAEFARKWVPFCKKFSIEPRAPEFYFCEKIDYLKDKVQPTFVKERRAMKREYEEFKVRINALVAKATKVPPEGWIMQDGTPWPGNNTKDHPGMIQVFLGHSGGLDTEGNELPRLVYVSREKRPGFQHHKKAGAMNALVRVSGVLTNAPFMLNLDCDHYVNNSKAAREAMCFLMDPQIGRKVCYVQFPQRFDGIDRNDRYANRNTVFFDINMKGLDGIQGPVYVGTGCVFRRQALYGYDPPKGPKRPKMVSCDCCPCFGRRKKLPKYSKHDANENAAILQGTHDDKELLMSQMNFEKKFGQSAIFVTSTMMEQGGVPPSSSPAAMLKEAIHVISCGYEDKTEWGLELGWIYGSITEDILTGFKMHCRGWRSIYCMPDRPAFKGTAPINLSDRLNQVLRWALGSIEIFFSRHSPLWYGYKGGKLKWLERFAYVNTTVYPFTSLPLLAYCILPAVCLLTDKFIMPQISTFASLFFIALFLSIFGTGILELRWSGVSIEEWWRNEQFWVIGGVSSHLFAVVQGLLKVLAGIDTNFTVTAKSSDDEDFGELYAFKWTTLLIPPTTILVINLVGVVAGVSDAINNGYQSWGPLFGKLFFAFWVIVHLYPFLKGLMGRQNRTPTIVVIWSILLASIFSLLWVRIDPFVLKTKGPNTKQCGINC